Proteins encoded together in one Amblyomma americanum isolate KBUSLIRL-KWMA chromosome 1, ASM5285725v1, whole genome shotgun sequence window:
- the LOC144113535 gene encoding uncharacterized protein LOC144113535 isoform X3 — translation MQTMNNSESMEKVASFLSLCLENDLPAVRSSLTNRAAVDAQDAEGTTGLQIAATNGYKILAEYLIGQSADVNLANNYGWTPLMHAAQHGQVSVVALLLHHGATVNATGRLGASPLMLAASGGHLRAAQVLMHHRANPNQNNFYGQTALDVATACAKMEVAEYLRSIAQVAQQEHNPNVTDIFDAIVACDLNEVRRILEEHPPCCNWCHSKKGTTPLMQAAILGYIDAVALLVESNADLEMQDCSAGWTALMHAVYHGQLHVARYLISSGADVYTEAFNGATALDIACYLENGNTKIIQMLADETVAGLSSQLAAETERKTNDSQHLKVLKEWIGSVTQKLTTWRGRQPLLTSIGWAASLPSSLAVDLQSMSTSTTHETVPALDISFTSPETIFPEVDSVFWAAPPSLTNYKKMLEGVQAALPDSAIGTHSQKLTRRAIEPKFHHLKQPPLTESESSGGVMSILQALGLGKYARSFEENEVDWEAFVNLDPGSIEAIGVLTGISREVLQEAIYELQKMRPAC, via the exons ATGCAAACAATGAACAACAGTGAATCAATGGAGAAAGTCGCGTCATTTTTGTCTTTGTGTTTAGAAAACGATTTGCCAGCAGTACGTAGTTCGTTGACAAATC GAGCTGCCGTTGACGCCCAAGATGCAGAAGGTACAACAGGATTGCAAATTGCAGCCACGAACGGGTACAAAATTCTGGCTGAATACCTTATTGGGCAAAGCGCCGATGTTAATCTGGCGAACAACTACGGTTGGACACCGCTCATGCACGCCGCACAGCATGGTCAGGTATCTGTGGTGGCTCTTCTATTACACCATGGCGCAACTGTGAATGCAACCGGCCGCTTAG GTGCTAGTCCTCTCATGCTGGCTGCTAGTGGAGGCCATCTGCGTGCTGCACAGGTGCTTATGCACCACCGGGCAAACCCAAACCAGAACAACTTTTATGGCCAAACTGCACTGGATGTAGCCACAGCGTGTGCAAAAATGGAGGTAGCCGAATATCTTCGAAGTATTGCACAGGTGGCACAGCAAG AGCACAACCCAAACGTCACTGACATATTTGATGCTATTGTAGCAT GTGATTTGAATGAAGTCAGAAGAATTTTGGAGGAACATCCACCATGTTGTAACTGGTGTCACTCAAAAAAAGGCACCACTCCACTGATGCAAGCAGCCATATTGGGTTACATTGATGCTGTAGCACTTCTGGTAGAAAGCAATGCAGACCTGGAAATGCAAGACTGCTCAGCTGGCTGGACAGCTCTCATGCATGCTGTATATCACGG GCAACTACACGTTGCTCGCTACCTCATTAGCTCAGGTGCTGATGTCTACACGGAAGCATTCAATGGTGCCACTGCTCTTGACATTGCTTGTTATCTTG AGAATGGCAACACCAAGATTATCCAAATGCTGGCTGATGAAACAGTTGCTGGCTTGTCATCACAATTAGCGGCTGAAACAGAGAG AAAGACGAATGACTCACAGCACCTGAAAGTGCTGAAG gagtgGATTGGCAGTGTAACACAGAAGCTGACAACATGGAGAGGCAGACAGCCACTACTAACAAGCATTGGTTGGGCAGCCAGCTTACCCAGCTCTCTGGCTGTGGACCTGCAGTCAATGAGCACATCAACAACACATGAGACAGTACCTGCTTTAGATATTTCTTTTACATCACCTGAAACA ATTTTCCCCGAAGTAGACTCTGTTTTCTGGGCAGCACCACCATCACTTACAAACTATAAGAAAATGCTGGAAGGCGTTCAAGCAGCCTTGCCAGATAGTGCTATCGGGACGCACTCACAAAAG CTCACAAGAAGGGCCATTGAGCCAAAATTTCATCACCTGAAACAGCCTCCTTTAACTGAATCTGAGAGCTCTG GTGGAGTAATGAGCATTCTGCAAGCACTAGGTCTCGGCAAATATGCCAGAAGCTTCGAAGAAAATGAG GTTGACTGGGAAGCATTTGTTAATTTGGATCCTGGGAGTATAGAAGCAATTGGTGTTCTAACAGGAATAAGCAGAGAAGTTCTGCAGGAAGCCATCTATGAACTGCAGAAGATGCGGCCAGCCTGTTGA
- the LOC144113535 gene encoding ankyrin repeat and SAM domain-containing protein 6-like isoform X5 yields the protein MQKVQQDCKLQPRTGVGALALAAGGGHHSAVCLLLEAGADTADSAVHCGSVLTPLGAAAVNGHVSVIGALLQRGSSVNQVLLATGASPLMLAASGGHLRAAQVLMHHRANPNQNNFYGQTALDVATACAKMEVAEYLRSIAQVAQQEHNPNVTDIFDAIVACDLNEVRRILEEHPPCCNWCHSKKGTTPLMQAAILGYIDAVALLVESNADLEMQDCSAGWTALMHAVYHGQLHVARYLISSGADVYTEAFNGATALDIACYLENGNTKIIQMLADETVAGLSSQLAAETERKTNDSQHLKVLKEWIGSVTQKLTTWRGRQPLLTSIGWAASLPSSLAVDLQSMSTSTTHETVPALDISFTSPETIFPEVDSVFWAAPPSLTNYKKMLEGVQAALPDSAIGTHSQKLTRRAIEPKFHHLKQPPLTESESSGGVMSILQALGLGKYARSFEENEVDWEAFVNLDPGSIEAIGVLTGISREVLQEAIYELQKMRPAC from the exons ATGCAGAAGGTACAACAGGATTGCAAATTGCAGCCACGAACGG GTGTAGGTGCGCTGGCTTTGGCTGCTGGAGGAGGCCACCACTCGGCTGTTTGCCTCCTTCTGGAAGCAGGAGCAGACACTGCAGACAGCGCTGTGCATTGTGGCTCAGTGCTTACACCTTTAGGCGCTGCTGCTGTAAACGGCCATGTATCAGTCATTGGTGCCCTTCTTCAGCGAGGCAGCTCTGTGAACCAAGTGCTCCTAGCTACTG GTGCTAGTCCTCTCATGCTGGCTGCTAGTGGAGGCCATCTGCGTGCTGCACAGGTGCTTATGCACCACCGGGCAAACCCAAACCAGAACAACTTTTATGGCCAAACTGCACTGGATGTAGCCACAGCGTGTGCAAAAATGGAGGTAGCCGAATATCTTCGAAGTATTGCACAGGTGGCACAGCAAG AGCACAACCCAAACGTCACTGACATATTTGATGCTATTGTAGCAT GTGATTTGAATGAAGTCAGAAGAATTTTGGAGGAACATCCACCATGTTGTAACTGGTGTCACTCAAAAAAAGGCACCACTCCACTGATGCAAGCAGCCATATTGGGTTACATTGATGCTGTAGCACTTCTGGTAGAAAGCAATGCAGACCTGGAAATGCAAGACTGCTCAGCTGGCTGGACAGCTCTCATGCATGCTGTATATCACGG GCAACTACACGTTGCTCGCTACCTCATTAGCTCAGGTGCTGATGTCTACACGGAAGCATTCAATGGTGCCACTGCTCTTGACATTGCTTGTTATCTTG AGAATGGCAACACCAAGATTATCCAAATGCTGGCTGATGAAACAGTTGCTGGCTTGTCATCACAATTAGCGGCTGAAACAGAGAG AAAGACGAATGACTCACAGCACCTGAAAGTGCTGAAG gagtgGATTGGCAGTGTAACACAGAAGCTGACAACATGGAGAGGCAGACAGCCACTACTAACAAGCATTGGTTGGGCAGCCAGCTTACCCAGCTCTCTGGCTGTGGACCTGCAGTCAATGAGCACATCAACAACACATGAGACAGTACCTGCTTTAGATATTTCTTTTACATCACCTGAAACA ATTTTCCCCGAAGTAGACTCTGTTTTCTGGGCAGCACCACCATCACTTACAAACTATAAGAAAATGCTGGAAGGCGTTCAAGCAGCCTTGCCAGATAGTGCTATCGGGACGCACTCACAAAAG CTCACAAGAAGGGCCATTGAGCCAAAATTTCATCACCTGAAACAGCCTCCTTTAACTGAATCTGAGAGCTCTG GTGGAGTAATGAGCATTCTGCAAGCACTAGGTCTCGGCAAATATGCCAGAAGCTTCGAAGAAAATGAG GTTGACTGGGAAGCATTTGTTAATTTGGATCCTGGGAGTATAGAAGCAATTGGTGTTCTAACAGGAATAAGCAGAGAAGTTCTGCAGGAAGCCATCTATGAACTGCAGAAGATGCGGCCAGCCTGTTGA
- the LOC144113535 gene encoding uncharacterized protein LOC144113535 isoform X1, protein MQTMNNSESMEKVASFLSLCLENDLPAVRSSLTNRAAVDAQDAEGTTGLQIAATNGYKILAEYLIGQSADVNLANNYGWTPLMHAAQHGQVSVVALLLHHGATVNATGRLGVGALALAAGGGHHSAVCLLLEAGADTADSAVHCGSVLTPLGAAAVNGHVSVIGALLQRGSSVNQVLLATGASPLMLAASGGHLRAAQVLMHHRANPNQNNFYGQTALDVATACAKMEVAEYLRSIAQVAQQEHNPNVTDIFDAIVACDLNEVRRILEEHPPCCNWCHSKKGTTPLMQAAILGYIDAVALLVESNADLEMQDCSAGWTALMHAVYHGQLHVARYLISSGADVYTEAFNGATALDIACYLENGNTKIIQMLADETVAGLSSQLAAETERKTNDSQHLKVLKEWIGSVTQKLTTWRGRQPLLTSIGWAASLPSSLAVDLQSMSTSTTHETVPALDISFTSPETIFPEVDSVFWAAPPSLTNYKKMLEGVQAALPDSAIGTHSQKLTRRAIEPKFHHLKQPPLTESESSGGVMSILQALGLGKYARSFEENEVDWEAFVNLDPGSIEAIGVLTGISREVLQEAIYELQKMRPAC, encoded by the exons ATGCAAACAATGAACAACAGTGAATCAATGGAGAAAGTCGCGTCATTTTTGTCTTTGTGTTTAGAAAACGATTTGCCAGCAGTACGTAGTTCGTTGACAAATC GAGCTGCCGTTGACGCCCAAGATGCAGAAGGTACAACAGGATTGCAAATTGCAGCCACGAACGGGTACAAAATTCTGGCTGAATACCTTATTGGGCAAAGCGCCGATGTTAATCTGGCGAACAACTACGGTTGGACACCGCTCATGCACGCCGCACAGCATGGTCAGGTATCTGTGGTGGCTCTTCTATTACACCATGGCGCAACTGTGAATGCAACCGGCCGCTTAG GTGTAGGTGCGCTGGCTTTGGCTGCTGGAGGAGGCCACCACTCGGCTGTTTGCCTCCTTCTGGAAGCAGGAGCAGACACTGCAGACAGCGCTGTGCATTGTGGCTCAGTGCTTACACCTTTAGGCGCTGCTGCTGTAAACGGCCATGTATCAGTCATTGGTGCCCTTCTTCAGCGAGGCAGCTCTGTGAACCAAGTGCTCCTAGCTACTG GTGCTAGTCCTCTCATGCTGGCTGCTAGTGGAGGCCATCTGCGTGCTGCACAGGTGCTTATGCACCACCGGGCAAACCCAAACCAGAACAACTTTTATGGCCAAACTGCACTGGATGTAGCCACAGCGTGTGCAAAAATGGAGGTAGCCGAATATCTTCGAAGTATTGCACAGGTGGCACAGCAAG AGCACAACCCAAACGTCACTGACATATTTGATGCTATTGTAGCAT GTGATTTGAATGAAGTCAGAAGAATTTTGGAGGAACATCCACCATGTTGTAACTGGTGTCACTCAAAAAAAGGCACCACTCCACTGATGCAAGCAGCCATATTGGGTTACATTGATGCTGTAGCACTTCTGGTAGAAAGCAATGCAGACCTGGAAATGCAAGACTGCTCAGCTGGCTGGACAGCTCTCATGCATGCTGTATATCACGG GCAACTACACGTTGCTCGCTACCTCATTAGCTCAGGTGCTGATGTCTACACGGAAGCATTCAATGGTGCCACTGCTCTTGACATTGCTTGTTATCTTG AGAATGGCAACACCAAGATTATCCAAATGCTGGCTGATGAAACAGTTGCTGGCTTGTCATCACAATTAGCGGCTGAAACAGAGAG AAAGACGAATGACTCACAGCACCTGAAAGTGCTGAAG gagtgGATTGGCAGTGTAACACAGAAGCTGACAACATGGAGAGGCAGACAGCCACTACTAACAAGCATTGGTTGGGCAGCCAGCTTACCCAGCTCTCTGGCTGTGGACCTGCAGTCAATGAGCACATCAACAACACATGAGACAGTACCTGCTTTAGATATTTCTTTTACATCACCTGAAACA ATTTTCCCCGAAGTAGACTCTGTTTTCTGGGCAGCACCACCATCACTTACAAACTATAAGAAAATGCTGGAAGGCGTTCAAGCAGCCTTGCCAGATAGTGCTATCGGGACGCACTCACAAAAG CTCACAAGAAGGGCCATTGAGCCAAAATTTCATCACCTGAAACAGCCTCCTTTAACTGAATCTGAGAGCTCTG GTGGAGTAATGAGCATTCTGCAAGCACTAGGTCTCGGCAAATATGCCAGAAGCTTCGAAGAAAATGAG GTTGACTGGGAAGCATTTGTTAATTTGGATCCTGGGAGTATAGAAGCAATTGGTGTTCTAACAGGAATAAGCAGAGAAGTTCTGCAGGAAGCCATCTATGAACTGCAGAAGATGCGGCCAGCCTGTTGA
- the LOC144113535 gene encoding uncharacterized protein LOC144113535 isoform X2, whose amino-acid sequence MQTMNNSESMEKVASFLSLCLENDLPAELPLTPKMQKVQQDCKLQPRTGVGALALAAGGGHHSAVCLLLEAGADTADSAVHCGSVLTPLGAAAVNGHVSVIGALLQRGSSVNQVLLATGASPLMLAASGGHLRAAQVLMHHRANPNQNNFYGQTALDVATACAKMEVAEYLRSIAQVAQQEHNPNVTDIFDAIVACDLNEVRRILEEHPPCCNWCHSKKGTTPLMQAAILGYIDAVALLVESNADLEMQDCSAGWTALMHAVYHGQLHVARYLISSGADVYTEAFNGATALDIACYLENGNTKIIQMLADETVAGLSSQLAAETERKTNDSQHLKVLKEWIGSVTQKLTTWRGRQPLLTSIGWAASLPSSLAVDLQSMSTSTTHETVPALDISFTSPETIFPEVDSVFWAAPPSLTNYKKMLEGVQAALPDSAIGTHSQKLTRRAIEPKFHHLKQPPLTESESSGGVMSILQALGLGKYARSFEENEVDWEAFVNLDPGSIEAIGVLTGISREVLQEAIYELQKMRPAC is encoded by the exons ATGCAAACAATGAACAACAGTGAATCAATGGAGAAAGTCGCGTCATTTTTGTCTTTGTGTTTAGAAAACGATTTGCCAGCA GAGCTGCCGTTGACGCCCAAGATGCAGAAGGTACAACAGGATTGCAAATTGCAGCCACGAACGG GTGTAGGTGCGCTGGCTTTGGCTGCTGGAGGAGGCCACCACTCGGCTGTTTGCCTCCTTCTGGAAGCAGGAGCAGACACTGCAGACAGCGCTGTGCATTGTGGCTCAGTGCTTACACCTTTAGGCGCTGCTGCTGTAAACGGCCATGTATCAGTCATTGGTGCCCTTCTTCAGCGAGGCAGCTCTGTGAACCAAGTGCTCCTAGCTACTG GTGCTAGTCCTCTCATGCTGGCTGCTAGTGGAGGCCATCTGCGTGCTGCACAGGTGCTTATGCACCACCGGGCAAACCCAAACCAGAACAACTTTTATGGCCAAACTGCACTGGATGTAGCCACAGCGTGTGCAAAAATGGAGGTAGCCGAATATCTTCGAAGTATTGCACAGGTGGCACAGCAAG AGCACAACCCAAACGTCACTGACATATTTGATGCTATTGTAGCAT GTGATTTGAATGAAGTCAGAAGAATTTTGGAGGAACATCCACCATGTTGTAACTGGTGTCACTCAAAAAAAGGCACCACTCCACTGATGCAAGCAGCCATATTGGGTTACATTGATGCTGTAGCACTTCTGGTAGAAAGCAATGCAGACCTGGAAATGCAAGACTGCTCAGCTGGCTGGACAGCTCTCATGCATGCTGTATATCACGG GCAACTACACGTTGCTCGCTACCTCATTAGCTCAGGTGCTGATGTCTACACGGAAGCATTCAATGGTGCCACTGCTCTTGACATTGCTTGTTATCTTG AGAATGGCAACACCAAGATTATCCAAATGCTGGCTGATGAAACAGTTGCTGGCTTGTCATCACAATTAGCGGCTGAAACAGAGAG AAAGACGAATGACTCACAGCACCTGAAAGTGCTGAAG gagtgGATTGGCAGTGTAACACAGAAGCTGACAACATGGAGAGGCAGACAGCCACTACTAACAAGCATTGGTTGGGCAGCCAGCTTACCCAGCTCTCTGGCTGTGGACCTGCAGTCAATGAGCACATCAACAACACATGAGACAGTACCTGCTTTAGATATTTCTTTTACATCACCTGAAACA ATTTTCCCCGAAGTAGACTCTGTTTTCTGGGCAGCACCACCATCACTTACAAACTATAAGAAAATGCTGGAAGGCGTTCAAGCAGCCTTGCCAGATAGTGCTATCGGGACGCACTCACAAAAG CTCACAAGAAGGGCCATTGAGCCAAAATTTCATCACCTGAAACAGCCTCCTTTAACTGAATCTGAGAGCTCTG GTGGAGTAATGAGCATTCTGCAAGCACTAGGTCTCGGCAAATATGCCAGAAGCTTCGAAGAAAATGAG GTTGACTGGGAAGCATTTGTTAATTTGGATCCTGGGAGTATAGAAGCAATTGGTGTTCTAACAGGAATAAGCAGAGAAGTTCTGCAGGAAGCCATCTATGAACTGCAGAAGATGCGGCCAGCCTGTTGA
- the LOC144113535 gene encoding ankyrin repeat and SAM domain-containing protein 6-like isoform X4, which translates to MHAAQHGQVSVVALLLHHGATVNATGRLGVGALALAAGGGHHSAVCLLLEAGADTADSAVHCGSVLTPLGAAAVNGHVSVIGALLQRGSSVNQVLLATGASPLMLAASGGHLRAAQVLMHHRANPNQNNFYGQTALDVATACAKMEVAEYLRSIAQVAQQEHNPNVTDIFDAIVACDLNEVRRILEEHPPCCNWCHSKKGTTPLMQAAILGYIDAVALLVESNADLEMQDCSAGWTALMHAVYHGQLHVARYLISSGADVYTEAFNGATALDIACYLENGNTKIIQMLADETVAGLSSQLAAETERKTNDSQHLKVLKEWIGSVTQKLTTWRGRQPLLTSIGWAASLPSSLAVDLQSMSTSTTHETVPALDISFTSPETIFPEVDSVFWAAPPSLTNYKKMLEGVQAALPDSAIGTHSQKLTRRAIEPKFHHLKQPPLTESESSGGVMSILQALGLGKYARSFEENEVDWEAFVNLDPGSIEAIGVLTGISREVLQEAIYELQKMRPAC; encoded by the exons ATGCACGCCGCACAGCATGGTCAGGTATCTGTGGTGGCTCTTCTATTACACCATGGCGCAACTGTGAATGCAACCGGCCGCTTAG GTGTAGGTGCGCTGGCTTTGGCTGCTGGAGGAGGCCACCACTCGGCTGTTTGCCTCCTTCTGGAAGCAGGAGCAGACACTGCAGACAGCGCTGTGCATTGTGGCTCAGTGCTTACACCTTTAGGCGCTGCTGCTGTAAACGGCCATGTATCAGTCATTGGTGCCCTTCTTCAGCGAGGCAGCTCTGTGAACCAAGTGCTCCTAGCTACTG GTGCTAGTCCTCTCATGCTGGCTGCTAGTGGAGGCCATCTGCGTGCTGCACAGGTGCTTATGCACCACCGGGCAAACCCAAACCAGAACAACTTTTATGGCCAAACTGCACTGGATGTAGCCACAGCGTGTGCAAAAATGGAGGTAGCCGAATATCTTCGAAGTATTGCACAGGTGGCACAGCAAG AGCACAACCCAAACGTCACTGACATATTTGATGCTATTGTAGCAT GTGATTTGAATGAAGTCAGAAGAATTTTGGAGGAACATCCACCATGTTGTAACTGGTGTCACTCAAAAAAAGGCACCACTCCACTGATGCAAGCAGCCATATTGGGTTACATTGATGCTGTAGCACTTCTGGTAGAAAGCAATGCAGACCTGGAAATGCAAGACTGCTCAGCTGGCTGGACAGCTCTCATGCATGCTGTATATCACGG GCAACTACACGTTGCTCGCTACCTCATTAGCTCAGGTGCTGATGTCTACACGGAAGCATTCAATGGTGCCACTGCTCTTGACATTGCTTGTTATCTTG AGAATGGCAACACCAAGATTATCCAAATGCTGGCTGATGAAACAGTTGCTGGCTTGTCATCACAATTAGCGGCTGAAACAGAGAG AAAGACGAATGACTCACAGCACCTGAAAGTGCTGAAG gagtgGATTGGCAGTGTAACACAGAAGCTGACAACATGGAGAGGCAGACAGCCACTACTAACAAGCATTGGTTGGGCAGCCAGCTTACCCAGCTCTCTGGCTGTGGACCTGCAGTCAATGAGCACATCAACAACACATGAGACAGTACCTGCTTTAGATATTTCTTTTACATCACCTGAAACA ATTTTCCCCGAAGTAGACTCTGTTTTCTGGGCAGCACCACCATCACTTACAAACTATAAGAAAATGCTGGAAGGCGTTCAAGCAGCCTTGCCAGATAGTGCTATCGGGACGCACTCACAAAAG CTCACAAGAAGGGCCATTGAGCCAAAATTTCATCACCTGAAACAGCCTCCTTTAACTGAATCTGAGAGCTCTG GTGGAGTAATGAGCATTCTGCAAGCACTAGGTCTCGGCAAATATGCCAGAAGCTTCGAAGAAAATGAG GTTGACTGGGAAGCATTTGTTAATTTGGATCCTGGGAGTATAGAAGCAATTGGTGTTCTAACAGGAATAAGCAGAGAAGTTCTGCAGGAAGCCATCTATGAACTGCAGAAGATGCGGCCAGCCTGTTGA
- the LOC144113539 gene encoding trafficking protein particle complex subunit 2-like protein, with product MAVAVAVIGKENSPLFVKTAAPCNELKFLYTIHTSLDVVEEKISPGNKSSGDVRELYLGLLYPTEDYKVYGYVTNTKTKFIVIVETSRTTLRDNEIRQMFHKLHASYCDVVCNPFHVPGDQIVSKSFDVAVNGIMTGE from the exons ATGGCTGTTGCCGTCGCTGTGATCGGCAAAGAG aactcTCCACTGTTTGTAAAGACTGCGGCACCATGCAATGAGCTCAAATTTTTGTATACCATACACACGTCTCTGGATGTTGTTGAGGAAAAAATATCACCTGGGAATAAGAGCTCTGGAGATGTTCGGGAGCTGTATTTGGGTCTGCTGTACCCAACAGAAGACTACAAAGTGTATGGTTATGTGACAAACACTAAAACAAAGTTTATTGTAATTGTGGAAACATCACGTACAACTCTCCGCGACAATGAGATTCGGCAG ATGTTTCACAAACTTCATGCTTCGTACTGTGATGTTGTTTGCAATCCCTTCCATGTTCCTGGTGACCAGATTGTGTCCAA GTCATTTGATGTTGCTGTCAATGGGATAATGACGGGAGAATGA